Part of the Apostichopus japonicus isolate 1M-3 chromosome 13, ASM3797524v1, whole genome shotgun sequence genome is shown below.
GTTTATGATCATTCATCCCTGTTTTGATTTCTGAATCAGGGAAAGAAAgatgttaataaaaaataaagctgGTATAGCTGGTCATGATTAGATACTAAGCTTCATTCTAGTTTGCAGCTCTACATATGATAGGTCAATGGAATTTCATCCCTGTGAAGCCTTGCACTTGTAGTCGGTTGTTCATTGGAAATGAATTGTTGAGTTGTGATTTGTCGCTATAGAAAGAACATGAGATGCAGGGTTAGGTAATGTTTATGATAGTGTGGATTCTACCATGTCAGTTCTTGGAAGGGTGTAAGTTTTAACTGGAGTGATGATAATGGCAGACTTATTGAACTTGAGGTGTCAAGGAAGCAGTGATCAAGCTGCAGTTAATAGAATCTATATTTCAAGTATTGCCGTTGACTTTTCTTCAGCTGGTGTAGAAGTGGAATAAAATTTATTGAAACAGAACCTTCGACCTCTTTGTTATCATtttatgtgtctgtgtgtgtcaATCAAGTGCCATACAATTTGGTGGGAATTTGGGTCTTGACAACATTGTAAACTACCCATGGAGTAACATTTccttgtttaaaattaatctGATGATAAAAGTTGCCTTCATTCAGTCAAACCTGTCAAAGGATCTAGTTGTTGAAATAAGGTGTCAATTCAATATTTATTCACCACTTGTATATGCCTTAAAAGAGACTAGGAAGTTGGTATTTTCTCTGATAGTTGTGTACCCAAAGTAGCCAACCTTGTGATTTGGTTCATGTGTTAAGTTTGTGTTTAATACAAGCTGCTAAGTTGAGTTTTTAAAGAGAATGAGACCTTACAAAGTTTGGCAACAGCACAAACCATCAATATATCTGGCATCTCACACAGTTATTATATCGTGGTGGCATTTCTCAGTCTCATATGCAAAAGTCTAACACTCGTTTTACAAAGTAAAACAGATTTGTGGATACTTTTTCCATCATTCAGTAgtgacaagatcattttctaaaatgtacagtacagtcccCCTCCTTGATACAATCCTTTATTCCCTTCTGGCCCATTCCACTAAAGTTCAGCTGCCTACATTAATCATTCCGGAACTTACACCTAGCTCTACTTACATAGATTTAAAAATATCTGATATgccccagaatgcaccatttgttAAAAGTGTTCCTGGGGGAGGAGCCTACTATAACCAGTCAAATGAAATTTGGAATTTTCGCACCTCCGGAGTCCCCACCCCCTTTTCAGAGCCTTAAAACCCTATGCATAATTTCAACACTAGATTATAACCAAGCAGTCCTAGTCAGCCAATGAGTTCTACAATTCCAACTTCCTGGAGATGAACCCCAGAGCCCATCTACAGCTGTTGATTTCTCCATCAGGTCACctgcatgattttttttcacagaAATGATTATCACCTTGTGCTGCAAATCTGCGACAATTTCACCACCAGCGAACATTTGGTATGACTCCTACCTATCTCAAAACAGTGTGGTTGTCTCTGTCCAGTCATAAATGTAGTGTTCTTCATGCACTTGTGTGTGCTCGTCAATTAACTTAAAAAGGTTGGATATCTGTGAGATATACTTCTCTCGTGGTAAAGCAAATGGATTCTCTATGATGATCCCCTTAAAATAGCTGCCAAATGCAGATACGTTAACAAAACAGCAGTTTTTGAAAATGGTGCACTGCGACAACACCCTTGTAACAGCTACAGTATTACTTGCAGTTAAATGTGTCTCaaaatatcttttcagctgatcaggattgtttgaatattttagCATGCTAACAGTTTCTGAAAGTATTGGTTTATGGGACACATACTAAATGACACGAAATAGAGGACGAAGTTCGGATAATTACAAATAAGAAAGATGGTCACCTAGAAACAAGAAGATAAATCAGAGCAAGACAGGAGGAAACAACTGCTGATTTCTTTTGAACAAAGGAGTTTATTAATCCTCTATTAATAGCAATGAAAGTTGACTGAAACCATCAAGTTTTGGATTTATCTACTTGAGTGGGATGAACCGGGAGGAGTGAGTGGCACCGATACCTGGTCTTCCGTGCTTCACTGGTTTGTATGTGATGCTGAATTCACCCAGGTAATGTCCAATCATATCAGGCTGCAAAGTAAAGGTAGAACATAAAGGTTTATTCtctaattataataacaattagggtttcaatcaatttcacaaataattaacaaaaacaaaaatatttcaagtaaATGCTTTATTCACCAATGATGGAAATTTTATGAGGCAtatgagaaaacaaaaatttggaCAAGCACAGGTCTCAAATTCTGGCTAAATGCCAGTTGATTTTGACATTTGGTAGTAGAAAAAAAGCACCTATCAGTTTTCTGCCAGAAGACAGTAAGGACTTCACATCAACACATGTTCGGTTGGTTAAAAACGGTCAGTCAAGGAATCTGTACTTAACATAAGCCAAGtattactgcttattatcagAAAATATCATCCAGTTTTTGATATGTGTTGTAATTAATGAAAATACCAGTGAGAACTTGATTTAGCCCGTAGAATTTTAACCACTGGCATATCTTAGCTAGTgattaaaattgtgaaataataGGCCAGTAGGTCGTCAGATTAGTCTCAGcataatgttgatattttttggaATGGcatataatgaaatattttgttcttttctgcaaaaaaattgaaaattgaaaagaaagtaAAGAGACACAATATGTAACTGATGTAATAAGTGAGACAACTTCCATATCATTGATGCCAATCTCTGAATCTTGCTTTAAGAAATGGTCATCAGTTATCAGTTCTGGCTTTAAACTAAAACTTGcataaaaattgaaaagtactttcctagAGGTTCTAAACCTCAAAACAATTACTCAGGCATTGAAGAATGTTACATTGTGGAATTAAATATTTCAGTGAAGCTAACATGTGCTGCAGGGTTTAGGAGAATGGAAAATTCAGCTGTCTGAAAACATAGAGGTTTTACTGTGATACATTTACCATTAGTAAACCAACTGTCAATCTGCCAAACTTTCTAAGAGTCGCTTTGAGAGTGACTGCTACATGATATGTCACCTCGAACAATCAGACTAAACGCTACTAAGCATATAAGCAGGCCAACCTCTGATATAGTACTgcattacaaaatattatatagaaatataaactagaaagaCCTCAAATAAGAATATTTCAGTATACTTACATGATTATACATCTAATCTAACTTTCAACAAGCTTTCTCACCTTAACTTCCACTTGGTTGAAAGTTTTGCCATTGTAGACTCCAATGATACACCCAACCATGTCTGGGGCAATGATCATGTCCCTCAAATGAGTCTTGACAACTTCTGGTTTCTCCATTGGTGGAGCTTCCTTCTTGGCTTTCCTGAGCTTCTTCATCAGGGCCATTGGCTTCCTCTTTAGACCCCTTGTGTACCTCCTCCTCTGGCGAGCACAGAAAAGTTCCATCAGTTGCTCACTGAGAGTAAAGTAAGAGAATAAGGGAGAAAAGAATTCTGTGAGTATCTAAACGAGAAGACCCAACTCACTGAAGAAACTGAGGAAATGTTTACAACACACCAAAAAGTGTTTTATATGAACCTTTGTTATGCAAGTCCAATATCAAATCTATCATAAAATATTGTATAATACTACACATGTGTTGAAACAATACAAATTTAAGTGCTCAGTTTGATTCATTTTCATGTACACTACAAAACCACAAAGACTGAAACACAAGCATTTTACTCTATATTTCCAGTTTTTGCTGTAATCCTTCATTTAACTAACATACAACTAACATTTTCATAGACAATTTCAAAGCCACCCATCAGTTAACTTGAATTAAGCAACAACATCCCAAACACTTAAATGGCTATGAATTAGGAGAGAGTGCTCAGTAATTCACAAGGTATACCATGTTTGATttttccttgaccaacatttaTGCACATGATGATCTTGTATGGCTGTAAAAAATGAATTTCATATTCTTCTACATAAtttatttctctattttttctgtttcttacaATAATTGGCAATATTACTCAATTCTACATTATTTTCTGAAAGGACTCTAACATAGGTATATTCTATGGACGTATTACAAATGCAGTATGGTCTAGCTGGTTATGATTGAAAAATATTGATTATGTG
Proteins encoded:
- the LOC139979102 gene encoding small ribosomal subunit protein uS19 isoform X3, with amino-acid sequence MPDIQHAEQVEVKKKRTFKKYTYRGVDLDQLLDMSNEQLMELFCARQRRRYTRGLKRKPMALMKKLRKAKKEAPPMEKPEVVKTHLRDMIIAPDMVGCIIGVYNGKTFNQVEVKPDMIGHYLGEFSITYKPVKHGRPGIGATHSSRFIPLK
- the LOC139979102 gene encoding small ribosomal subunit protein uS19 isoform X4; translated protein: MAEQVEVKKKRTFKKYTYRGVDLDQLLDMSNEQLMELFCARQRRRYTRGLKRKPMALMKKLRKAKKEAPPMEKPEVVKTHLRDMIIAPDMVGCIIGVYNGKTFNQVEVKPDMIGHYLGEFSITYKPVKHGRPGIGATHSSRFIPLK
- the LOC139979102 gene encoding small ribosomal subunit protein uS19 isoform X1; the protein is MFGKYVLQNNTKVFRPIFCVDFLYSGYREAEQVEVKKKRTFKKYTYRGVDLDQLLDMSNEQLMELFCARQRRRYTRGLKRKPMALMKKLRKAKKEAPPMEKPEVVKTHLRDMIIAPDMVGCIIGVYNGKTFNQVEVKPDMIGHYLGEFSITYKPVKHGRPGIGATHSSRFIPLK
- the LOC139979102 gene encoding small ribosomal subunit protein uS19 isoform X2, with amino-acid sequence MRLHDATLLKVAEQVEVKKKRTFKKYTYRGVDLDQLLDMSNEQLMELFCARQRRRYTRGLKRKPMALMKKLRKAKKEAPPMEKPEVVKTHLRDMIIAPDMVGCIIGVYNGKTFNQVEVKPDMIGHYLGEFSITYKPVKHGRPGIGATHSSRFIPLK